One genomic window of Staphylococcus hsinchuensis includes the following:
- a CDS encoding ABC transporter permease has product MMAVYLSTELKVLFRKKLYLLISILLPVAFYLLFTSIIDLPANQQQQYYKEYMYSMAVFSLMSFCLMSFPLDMIEERNNGWYRHLMATPLRASQYFSVKVIRTMIQFALAIIIMFTVAHAYKGVTMSLQNWILSGITLWFGASLFLTLGLVIAQLKDSQKASSLANLLNLGLAIVGGLWFPVNTFPKWMQHIATKTPTYYLKNIAYDFGKDHGVNIDSFVKLVGYSLIFLFIALMINKKRKEI; this is encoded by the coding sequence ATGATGGCTGTCTATTTATCAACAGAATTGAAAGTATTATTCCGTAAAAAGCTTTATTTATTAATCTCGATATTGCTTCCAGTTGCATTTTATCTATTGTTTACGTCTATAATAGACTTACCAGCGAATCAACAGCAACAGTATTATAAAGAATACATGTATAGTATGGCGGTATTTAGTTTAATGAGCTTTTGTTTAATGTCCTTCCCATTAGATATGATTGAAGAGAGAAATAACGGTTGGTATCGTCATTTGATGGCGACACCGCTGAGAGCTAGTCAGTACTTTAGCGTCAAAGTGATTCGTACGATGATTCAGTTCGCGCTAGCAATTATCATTATGTTTACGGTTGCTCATGCCTATAAAGGTGTGACAATGTCTCTTCAAAACTGGATATTATCAGGGATTACTTTATGGTTTGGGGCAAGCTTGTTCCTTACTTTAGGATTAGTTATTGCTCAACTGAAAGATAGTCAAAAAGCAAGCAGCCTAGCGAATTTACTCAATTTAGGGTTAGCGATTGTAGGTGGATTATGGTTTCCAGTCAACACCTTTCCTAAATGGATGCAACATATCGCCACTAAAACACCGACCTATTATTTAAAAAATATCGCATACGATTTTGGTAAAGACCATGGCGTTAACATAGACTCGTTTGTAAAGCTCGTTGGATATAGTTTAATCTTCTTATTTATTGCTTTAATGATTAATAAAAAAAGAAAAGAGATTTAA
- a CDS encoding thioredoxin family protein → MLEKVTNYDELLQNVDSQDFFMVYVMSEGCSVCHADFPKVQDLAKTYSIPSVYMMINEIPEAVGQLSLFTSPVVILYFEGKEIHRQARFINFEELEYRVRQVSEL, encoded by the coding sequence ATGTTGGAAAAAGTGACAAACTATGATGAGCTATTACAGAATGTGGACTCACAAGATTTCTTCATGGTCTATGTGATGTCAGAAGGTTGTAGTGTGTGCCATGCAGATTTCCCAAAAGTGCAAGACCTCGCGAAAACTTATAGTATCCCCAGTGTCTACATGATGATTAACGAAATCCCAGAAGCGGTAGGTCAACTTTCACTCTTCACATCGCCCGTTGTTATCCTTTATTTCGAGGGAAAAGAAATCCATCGCCAAGCACGTTTCATCAACTTTGAAGAACTCGAATATAGAGTAAGACAAGTGAGTGAATTGTAA
- a CDS encoding response regulator transcription factor, protein MISVVIAEDQRMLRQAMVQLINLNEDLEIVGDFENGIETLLFIEKSHPDVVILDVEMPQMTGLEVLAKIQELNIPTKVIIVTTFKRPGYFERAVANDVDAYVLKERSIDDLVDTIHKVMEGGKEYSSSLMTSLFTDSNPLTHKEQVVLREIGEGLSSKEIAEKLYLSNGTVRNYTSTIIDKLEAENRFDSWKKAVDKGWI, encoded by the coding sequence ATGATTTCAGTCGTAATAGCAGAAGACCAACGCATGTTAAGACAGGCCATGGTGCAACTCATTAACTTGAATGAGGATTTAGAAATAGTAGGAGATTTTGAAAATGGTATTGAAACCTTACTATTTATAGAAAAATCTCATCCCGATGTCGTCATTTTAGATGTTGAAATGCCCCAAATGACAGGACTAGAAGTGCTCGCAAAAATTCAAGAACTGAATATTCCCACGAAAGTTATTATCGTAACGACATTTAAACGTCCAGGCTACTTTGAACGCGCAGTTGCTAATGATGTAGATGCATATGTACTCAAAGAACGCTCAATTGATGATTTAGTGGATACAATCCATAAAGTAATGGAAGGGGGCAAAGAATACAGCAGTTCTTTAATGACGTCGTTATTTACGGATTCGAATCCACTCACACATAAAGAACAAGTCGTACTTCGAGAAATCGGTGAAGGACTCAGCAGTAAAGAAATTGCAGAAAAACTGTATTTATCCAATGGCACAGTCAGAAATTACACTTCAACAATCATTGATAAACTCGAAGCCGAAAATCGCTTCGATTCATGGAAAAAAGCCGTGGATAAAGGGTGGATTTAA
- a CDS encoding sensor histidine kinase, which produces MYKNNNPLLMRFVALVYILFPIWGLFSDKKSDQSLYIVVLIIFSCSYIIMIFYAHVLKRNTTFILLVIHYIGICYFVYAGLPFNCLFLFYSSFALPFIFRVKIKSKEFYAFISTMLICAIIIIILYPDSFVEIVIFYFVILAIMLNNYRMLKEHQFKKDLEEKNQRINVLIADQERNRIGQDLHDSLGHVFASLTMKSELATKLIDKDPEAAKNEMIAVNELSRDALNKVRVIIDDLKVQSFEEEVTSVERVLHDANLNFEFHNKSAAQSLNPAKQSILSMILKEAINNVIKHAQATKVTGELTESQETLTMIICDNGVGIDTNKVPQLKSISNRVKLLNGSLTVKSDNGTKIEIEIPRGEVQ; this is translated from the coding sequence ATGTATAAAAATAATAATCCTTTATTAATGCGGTTTGTAGCGCTTGTTTACATTTTATTTCCTATATGGGGATTATTTTCTGATAAAAAGAGCGACCAATCATTGTATATCGTCGTCTTAATTATATTTTCATGTTCCTATATCATTATGATTTTTTATGCACACGTTTTGAAACGAAATACGACTTTTATATTGCTCGTGATACATTACATCGGGATTTGTTATTTTGTCTATGCTGGTTTACCTTTCAATTGTTTATTTTTATTCTATAGCTCTTTTGCATTACCATTTATATTTAGAGTAAAAATAAAGTCGAAAGAATTTTACGCTTTTATTTCGACGATGTTGATTTGTGCGATTATCATTATCATACTGTATCCAGATTCATTTGTGGAAATAGTAATATTTTACTTTGTAATATTAGCGATCATGTTAAACAACTATAGAATGTTAAAAGAGCACCAATTTAAGAAAGATTTAGAAGAGAAAAATCAACGTATCAATGTCTTAATTGCTGATCAAGAGCGGAATCGAATTGGCCAAGATTTACATGATTCGTTAGGCCATGTATTTGCGAGTTTAACTATGAAATCTGAGTTGGCCACGAAATTGATCGATAAAGATCCAGAAGCTGCGAAAAACGAAATGATTGCAGTAAACGAACTGTCCCGTGACGCATTGAATAAAGTAAGAGTAATCATTGATGACCTCAAAGTCCAATCTTTTGAAGAAGAAGTGACATCGGTTGAAAGGGTTTTACATGATGCGAATCTCAATTTTGAATTCCATAACAAAAGTGCTGCCCAATCACTTAATCCTGCAAAACAATCCATACTGTCTATGATATTAAAGGAAGCCATCAATAATGTGATTAAGCACGCACAAGCAACGAAAGTAACGGGTGAGCTAACAGAATCTCAAGAAACGTTAACTATGATTATTTGTGATAATGGTGTTGGTATCGATACAAACAAAGTCCCACAATTAAAAAGTATTTCCAATCGAGTGAAATTACTCAACGGTTCGCTCACCGTGAAATCTGATAACGGGACGAAAATAGAAATTGAGATACCTAGAGGTGAAGTACAATGA
- a CDS encoding DUF5085 family protein produces MELGMLVMPFCVKITFDIDEDDDWIEGLDTVNEFFKDKDIYPTGPIVFQRKPIGIGEFEYTAYISLNDELKDIPELNIEYIEMLEVGPTLSEKCFEEEEFEQVYSQIEFAAKENNLQIKDQPYYHVMVDYFGGTAFEIYAQLELSDGDVYE; encoded by the coding sequence ATGGAACTTGGAATGTTAGTCATGCCTTTTTGTGTGAAAATCACTTTTGACATTGATGAAGATGATGACTGGATTGAAGGGCTTGATACTGTTAATGAATTTTTCAAGGACAAAGATATTTATCCCACTGGACCTATTGTGTTTCAAAGAAAACCAATAGGTATTGGGGAATTTGAGTATACTGCTTATATTTCATTAAATGATGAATTGAAAGATATACCAGAACTAAATATTGAATATATTGAAATGTTAGAAGTAGGACCTACACTTTCTGAAAAATGTTTTGAAGAAGAGGAATTTGAACAAGTTTATAGCCAAATAGAATTTGCAGCTAAAGAAAACAACCTCCAAATTAAAGACCAACCTTATTATCACGTTATGGTAGATTATTTTGGTGGCACGGCGTTTGAAATTTATGCTCAATTAGAACTTAGTGATGGTGATGTCTATGAATAA
- a CDS encoding ABC transporter ATP-binding protein, with amino-acid sequence MIEINDLSKRFGKQQVLEHISLNIEEGQCTALIGKNGAGKSTLINIIIGHSALDTGTISDPEQLINNQSMGILFQRTQFPKLMKVKDLFNLYQSLYKNPMSKQRFLEITQFSARQMNQMATALSGGQQRILDFALTLIGNPQLIILDEPTSAMDIETREHFWSIIRALKKENKTILYTSHYIEEVERMADHIVLLDKGKIQMDDTLESMKEKERLSILYLPKKYEEVTEKLSEGCKVIQDDSITKVQTTNVNEVLPVLVQYDVDLNEIEVRKTSLLEMMFQDSNEEEVTSS; translated from the coding sequence ATGATAGAAATTAATGACTTATCAAAACGATTTGGAAAGCAACAAGTACTTGAACATATTTCTTTAAATATAGAAGAAGGCCAATGTACCGCATTAATTGGAAAAAACGGCGCAGGCAAATCGACACTTATTAATATTATAATTGGTCACAGTGCTTTAGACACTGGAACAATCAGTGATCCAGAACAATTAATCAATAATCAAAGTATGGGAATCTTATTTCAAAGAACACAATTTCCTAAATTAATGAAAGTAAAAGACTTATTTAATTTGTATCAATCATTGTATAAAAACCCGATGAGTAAGCAACGTTTTCTAGAAATTACACAGTTCAGTGCACGACAAATGAATCAAATGGCGACAGCGCTATCAGGTGGGCAACAAAGAATATTAGATTTTGCTCTGACTTTAATAGGGAACCCACAATTAATTATTTTAGATGAGCCTACGTCAGCAATGGATATTGAGACTAGAGAGCATTTCTGGTCAATTATTCGTGCGTTAAAGAAAGAAAATAAAACAATTCTATATACTTCTCATTACATTGAAGAGGTTGAGAGAATGGCTGATCATATTGTGTTACTCGACAAAGGTAAGATACAAATGGACGACACACTCGAAAGTATGAAAGAAAAAGAACGTCTATCAATCCTTTATTTACCAAAAAAATATGAAGAAGTGACTGAAAAACTGAGTGAAGGTTGTAAAGTGATTCAAGATGATTCAATCACTAAAGTTCAAACGACCAACGTGAACGAGGTTCTACCCGTTTTAGTTCAATATGATGTCGATTTAAACGAAATTGAAGTTCGCAAGACGTCATTATTAGAGATGATGTTCCAAGATAGTAATGAAGAGGAGGTGACGTCATCATGA
- a CDS encoding zinc-dependent alcohol dehydrogenase family protein — protein METRAAVLYEMGLEAPYEKSKPLKIETLQLDEPKPHEVLLKIHAAGLCHSDLSVINGSRPRPLPMALGHEATGEIAQVGSDVTDFEVGDHVVCTFIPSCGKCIPCREGRPALCENGAASNEAGEMLEGGYRLSNKDGTVHHHLGVSGFAEYAVVSENSLVKINPEIPYERAAVFGCAVITGIGAVMNTAQIRPGSNVAVVGLGGIGLNAILGAKLAGANEIIALDINENKFELAKTLGATAVFNSGDEDIVDQIKDYVSGGVEYAFETAGVVPAMNVAYAITKCGGTTVPTGLPDPKAKFAFPQVTLAAEERTIKGSYVGSCVPSRDIPRFISLYQQQRLNVDPLISKTIKLDEINEGFDQLASGDVGRLIVTMYN, from the coding sequence ATGGAAACAAGAGCAGCAGTATTGTATGAAATGGGACTTGAAGCACCTTATGAAAAATCAAAACCTTTAAAGATTGAAACGTTACAGTTAGATGAACCGAAACCACATGAGGTACTATTAAAAATTCATGCGGCAGGCTTATGTCACTCAGATTTATCAGTGATTAATGGTAGTCGTCCGAGACCATTACCGATGGCTTTAGGTCATGAGGCGACTGGTGAGATCGCGCAAGTTGGGAGCGATGTAACTGATTTCGAAGTGGGTGATCACGTAGTTTGTACATTCATACCGAGTTGCGGTAAGTGTATCCCTTGTAGAGAGGGACGTCCAGCACTATGTGAAAATGGCGCTGCTTCTAACGAGGCCGGTGAAATGTTAGAGGGAGGCTACAGACTCTCTAATAAAGATGGTACAGTACATCATCATCTCGGTGTTTCTGGCTTTGCTGAATATGCGGTCGTATCTGAGAACTCTTTAGTTAAAATCAATCCTGAAATTCCATATGAACGTGCGGCAGTCTTTGGATGTGCGGTGATCACAGGTATCGGTGCAGTAATGAACACAGCACAAATTCGTCCGGGTAGTAATGTGGCAGTCGTTGGACTCGGTGGTATTGGTTTAAATGCGATTCTCGGCGCGAAACTAGCGGGAGCTAATGAAATCATCGCTTTAGATATTAATGAAAATAAATTCGAACTAGCAAAAACATTAGGCGCGACAGCTGTCTTCAATTCAGGCGACGAAGATATCGTGGATCAAATTAAAGATTATGTATCAGGCGGTGTCGAGTATGCTTTCGAAACAGCTGGCGTTGTCCCTGCTATGAACGTAGCATATGCAATTACAAAGTGCGGTGGCACAACAGTGCCAACAGGTCTTCCAGATCCTAAAGCTAAATTCGCCTTTCCACAGGTTACTTTAGCTGCTGAAGAACGTACAATTAAAGGTTCGTATGTAGGAAGTTGTGTCCCATCTCGTGATATCCCTCGATTTATTAGTTTATATCAACAACAGCGATTAAATGTTGATCCATTGATTAGTAAAACGATTAAACTCGACGAAATTAATGAAGGCTTTGACCAATTGGCAAGTGGTGACGTAGGTCGCTTAATTGTCACAATGTATAATTAA
- the ahlS gene encoding AhlS family quorum-quenching N-acyl homoserine lactonase → MVNVKKERMKIYVLDNGRMQMDKNLMIANSNQATTDNPNQPNELHEFPIYTVFIDHPDAKILFDTACNPNAMGDEGRWITATQKAFPYFSDESCHLPNRLEQLGVDPKEVDIVVASHLHLDHAGCLEYFTNATVIVHDDELSGAMKGYARNQQEGAYIWSDIDAWIKNDLTWKTIARDQNYLHLVDGVKVLNFGSGNAWGMIGLELETEELGTLILASDAIYTKESMEPTLKPPGILYDSIGWARSVEMIKRRAKEKNAKIWFGHDREQFAGFRKSTDGYYE, encoded by the coding sequence ATGGTAAATGTTAAGAAAGAACGCATGAAGATTTACGTATTGGACAATGGGCGCATGCAGATGGACAAAAATTTGATGATCGCGAACTCGAACCAAGCAACGACCGACAACCCGAATCAACCCAATGAATTACACGAATTTCCGATTTACACAGTGTTTATTGATCATCCTGATGCGAAGATTTTATTTGATACTGCTTGTAATCCAAATGCGATGGGAGACGAAGGACGCTGGATTACGGCTACGCAAAAGGCCTTTCCTTATTTCTCAGATGAATCATGTCACTTGCCAAATCGACTAGAACAACTAGGCGTAGATCCAAAAGAAGTCGATATCGTTGTCGCTTCACATTTACATCTAGACCACGCTGGCTGTTTAGAATACTTTACGAATGCAACGGTCATCGTGCATGATGATGAACTAAGTGGTGCGATGAAAGGTTACGCTCGTAATCAACAAGAAGGGGCATATATTTGGAGTGACATCGATGCATGGATTAAAAATGATTTAACTTGGAAGACAATTGCACGTGATCAAAATTACTTACATTTAGTCGATGGCGTTAAAGTCTTAAACTTTGGCAGTGGTAATGCATGGGGAATGATTGGCCTAGAACTTGAAACTGAAGAATTAGGCACACTGATACTAGCATCTGATGCAATTTATACCAAAGAAAGTATGGAGCCTACGTTGAAACCACCTGGCATTTTATATGATTCAATCGGTTGGGCAAGATCTGTAGAAATGATTAAGCGTCGAGCTAAGGAAAAGAACGCCAAAATTTGGTTTGGACATGATCGTGAACAATTTGCTGGCTTCCGAAAATCTACAGACGGTTATTACGAGTAA
- a CDS encoding DUF5079 family protein: protein MNTKEILQHLKMAYLTPYSLVLNIIISIFYIIPYFTIKKDLDTSIPLYLKVFIFLWILFVILSLIQERRVLKVKNSKMTAIRYLVITILAAFVIPLATSTIYIFAAELQYHEVFDIWLRLALSVIISWFGSHLVLGRAFEVTKLFKLKLFTYIGFIIIIIPFIYLAYIGFIVPAGQDESNKFIWVSLLVLFGAHLFIITPYAYLGEYFKKLKNPTEEGGE, encoded by the coding sequence ATGAATACAAAAGAAATTTTACAACATTTAAAGATGGCTTATTTAACGCCATATTCATTAGTTTTAAATATAATTATTTCAATTTTTTACATTATCCCATATTTCACAATAAAAAAAGATTTAGATACATCGATACCTTTATATTTAAAAGTGTTTATATTTTTATGGATATTATTTGTAATTTTATCACTTATACAGGAACGAAGAGTGCTAAAAGTAAAAAATTCCAAAATGACAGCTATCAGATATTTAGTTATTACCATATTGGCAGCATTCGTGATACCACTAGCTACAAGTACAATTTATATTTTTGCTGCTGAACTTCAGTATCATGAAGTGTTTGATATTTGGTTACGGTTGGCATTAAGTGTAATTATTTCTTGGTTTGGTTCACATTTGGTGTTAGGAAGAGCATTCGAAGTAACTAAATTATTTAAATTGAAATTATTTACTTATATAGGCTTTATAATAATTATTATTCCTTTTATTTATTTAGCTTATATAGGATTTATTGTACCAGCCGGGCAGGATGAATCAAATAAATTTATTTGGGTTAGTTTATTGGTACTATTTGGTGCCCATTTATTTATAATAACCCCTTATGCTTATCTCGGTGAATATTTTAAAAAATTAAAGAATCCTACTGAAGAAGGTGGAGAATGA
- a CDS encoding tandem-type lipoprotein, translating into MKTKKRYIIIIILSFILFLIGGAWTLYKSYHEQQIREKFSSTLGMYPIKNLEDLYDKEGHRDENFDKDDKGQWILSSSFVHENRSALTAEGMTLYLDRNTKKAHGFYFIDNIYEDEKGAPTSHEKKYPVKLKNNKIILTKKVNDTKLKDKIESFKFFSQYAIYKDLSSYTNGNFSYNPNVPIYTVEYQLSNEDYNVKQLREKYNIPTKKAPKLELQSTGNSTGTALSYKREEFIFNRKEYQNLGFTNNLNFKPTR; encoded by the coding sequence ATGAAAACTAAAAAGAGATATATTATAATCATCATTTTATCATTTATTCTTTTTTTAATAGGCGGTGCTTGGACGTTGTACAAATCATACCACGAGCAACAAATTAGAGAAAAATTTTCTAGTACATTAGGAATGTACCCTATCAAAAATCTTGAAGATCTTTATGATAAAGAAGGCCATCGTGATGAAAACTTCGATAAAGATGATAAAGGTCAATGGATTTTAAGTTCTTCCTTTGTCCATGAAAATAGAAGCGCATTAACAGCAGAAGGAATGACACTCTATTTAGATAGAAATACAAAGAAAGCGCATGGATTCTACTTCATCGATAATATTTATGAAGATGAAAAGGGGGCTCCAACTTCTCACGAAAAGAAATACCCTGTTAAACTAAAAAATAATAAAATTATTTTAACAAAAAAAGTTAATGATACGAAATTAAAAGATAAAATAGAAAGTTTCAAATTTTTCTCCCAATATGCGATATACAAAGATTTGTCAAGTTATACTAATGGAAACTTTTCTTATAACCCGAATGTACCTATATATACTGTTGAATATCAACTTTCAAACGAAGATTATAATGTTAAACAATTGAGAGAAAAATATAATATACCAACGAAAAAAGCACCAAAATTAGAATTGCAGAGTACGGGAAATTCAACAGGTACAGCATTGAGTTATAAAAGAGAGGAATTTATTTTTAATCGGAAAGAATATCAAAATCTCGGCTTTACAAATAATTTAAACTTCAAACCAACGAGGTAA
- a CDS encoding DUF5080 family protein has product MVIAVLIGLFLLYYAVIVVSLFKSEGFSFISLLIDIGIVTGLIAIYFISGNLFGHDLSNIYFFTINGSFVYMYFAIKYFWIKPKLLQYIIQKEHGETEAEMEAADELEVDLQTSRIRSIYYVIIAIVLLIISKVRMVPELKADALSMNPVYIFLGIIIIFIWLIIDIYRKKKYGIFLFKTFVPLVVTIWIIIATIILQ; this is encoded by the coding sequence ATGGTTATCGCTGTCCTAATTGGATTATTCTTATTATATTATGCAGTTATTGTTGTAAGTTTATTTAAATCAGAAGGATTTTCCTTCATCTCGTTGTTAATAGATATTGGAATTGTAACAGGCTTAATCGCTATTTACTTTATATCAGGCAATTTGTTTGGCCACGATTTGAGTAACATATATTTCTTCACGATTAATGGATCATTTGTTTATATGTATTTTGCAATTAAATATTTTTGGATTAAGCCTAAATTATTACAATACATTATTCAAAAAGAACATGGCGAGACTGAAGCTGAAATGGAAGCGGCAGATGAATTAGAAGTTGATTTACAAACTTCTAGAATTCGCTCAATCTATTATGTCATTATTGCGATTGTCTTATTAATTATATCTAAAGTACGCATGGTTCCAGAATTAAAAGCTGATGCGCTATCAATGAATCCAGTCTATATATTCCTTGGTATCATCATAATATTCATCTGGTTAATCATAGATATTTATCGAAAGAAAAAGTATGGCATTTTCTTATTTAAAACATTTGTGCCATTAGTAGTAACAATATGGATAATTATCGCAACAATTATTTTACAATAG
- a CDS encoding zinc ribbon domain-containing protein: protein MTNEKGCMKCGHTEVEEGTVSMTGSGLSKMFDIQHNNFKTVTCKNCGYTEFYKQGVNESMDILDLFFG, encoded by the coding sequence ATGACAAACGAAAAAGGTTGCATGAAATGTGGTCATACAGAAGTTGAAGAAGGGACTGTTTCCATGACTGGCTCAGGGTTGTCTAAAATGTTTGATATACAACACAATAATTTTAAAACAGTGACATGCAAAAATTGTGGTTATACAGAGTTTTATAAACAAGGCGTTAATGAGTCTATGGACATTTTAGATTTGTTTTTTGGGTAA
- a CDS encoding (deoxy)nucleoside triphosphate pyrophosphohydrolase, translating into MKKQIEVVGAVIFSENKVLCAQRSENMSLPLMWEFPGGKVEKNESEIEALKREINEEMLCDVEVGDKITSTAYEYDFGIVNLHTYKCKLHEKHPTLTEHKEIIWKDIASLEELEWAPADIPAVKK; encoded by the coding sequence GTGAAGAAACAAATTGAAGTTGTAGGCGCAGTGATTTTTTCTGAAAATAAAGTGCTGTGCGCTCAAAGAAGTGAAAATATGAGTTTACCTTTAATGTGGGAATTCCCGGGTGGTAAAGTTGAAAAAAACGAATCTGAAATAGAAGCATTGAAAAGAGAAATTAATGAAGAAATGTTATGTGATGTAGAAGTCGGTGATAAGATTACTTCCACAGCTTACGAGTATGACTTTGGTATCGTAAATCTTCATACATACAAATGTAAATTACATGAAAAACACCCAACGTTAACAGAGCATAAAGAAATCATTTGGAAAGATATTGCAAGTCTAGAAGAATTAGAATGGGCACCTGCAGACATTCCAGCCGTTAAAAAATAA
- a CDS encoding DUF4064 domain-containing protein — MIKRTAERVLAWIGVGFHVLSLLSIIFFLFAFSVGGSSAKQSIISEGSTPADAEAAVGMMTGIFIALLIGGLIILALAIFAAIKIGKKNKMSGIILIIIGILSIFSAGIFWLISGIMLLVRKPKQSIYDSNGYSNDHYQNSTHNNNNLNQNRNNDYNPNHNNSYENNNNNDFNRNNQDNQRNEFNQNNDQNRDLNRDNNERRDFEQDNHERRDFDQNNHRQSDAQSNDSFAQDKSDYDKKVDDDPYKY; from the coding sequence ATGATTAAACGAACGGCAGAACGTGTATTAGCATGGATTGGTGTAGGTTTCCATGTACTTTCTTTACTATCCATAATATTCTTTTTATTTGCATTTAGTGTTGGTGGTTCTTCAGCAAAGCAAAGTATTATTTCTGAAGGAAGCACACCAGCTGATGCAGAGGCAGCAGTTGGAATGATGACTGGCATATTTATTGCATTATTAATTGGTGGCCTTATTATATTAGCATTAGCGATTTTTGCAGCAATTAAAATTGGCAAAAAGAACAAAATGTCAGGTATTATTTTAATTATAATTGGTATTTTATCTATCTTTAGTGCAGGTATTTTCTGGTTAATCTCAGGAATTATGCTATTAGTTAGAAAGCCAAAGCAATCTATTTATGACTCAAATGGATATTCTAACGATCATTACCAAAATTCAACTCATAACAATAATAACTTAAACCAAAACAGAAATAACGATTATAATCCAAATCATAATAATAGCTACGAAAACAATAACAACAATGACTTTAACCGCAACAATCAAGACAACCAACGTAATGAGTTTAATCAAAATAATGACCAAAATCGTGATTTAAATCGAGACAACAATGAACGCCGTGATTTCGAACAAGATAATCATGAACGTCGCGATTTTGACCAGAATAATCATCGTCAATCGGATGCTCAAAGTAATGATAGCTTTGCACAAGACAAATCTGATTATGACAAAAAAGTAGATGACGACCCGTATAAATACTAA
- a CDS encoding DUF5085 family protein: MNKHSYSNIMLKNVAYRTYLDITTDDYQSVFNDFIDLCESKGVKPTGPLNFAITQVDLQKRMNIELFIPVNKAFKSDASLNYRTYFYIGMLLQGRITSNNFIEDEIALLEEMTQFAKENNLTFVSPYYHTFRTDNSGERAWIDVKAKVFEND, translated from the coding sequence ATGAATAAACATAGCTATTCCAACATTATGTTAAAAAATGTTGCCTATAGAACATATTTAGACATTACCACTGATGACTATCAAAGTGTATTTAATGATTTTATTGATTTGTGTGAAAGTAAAGGTGTTAAGCCAACAGGACCATTGAATTTTGCTATTACACAGGTCGATTTGCAAAAAAGGATGAATATAGAGCTATTTATACCTGTTAATAAAGCTTTTAAATCAGATGCAAGTTTGAACTATAGAACATACTTTTATATTGGTATGTTATTACAAGGCAGAATTACTTCTAACAACTTTATAGAAGATGAAATTGCTTTGTTAGAGGAAATGACACAATTTGCTAAAGAAAATAATCTAACATTTGTATCACCTTATTATCATACTTTTAGAACGGATAATAGTGGTGAAAGAGCTTGGATTGATGTAAAAGCTAAAGTATTTGAAAATGATTAA